The following DNA comes from Henckelia pumila isolate YLH828 unplaced genomic scaffold, ASM3356847v2 CTG_461:::fragment_3, whole genome shotgun sequence.
GCTGAGAAGAACTCTTAGCACTAGGTTTTTTGCTACCAGTTGTCTGGAAGTCGGTAAAATCATCAGGAATATTTTCGCCGCTTTCATATCTTGATTCATAGTACGCGTTGCTCCTCTTGTGGCACGGTCTGTGCCCTCCAAGAGCCTGATATGACTTGAAGGTCTTTTTGCAGTTGAAACATTCATATTTACTTCTCTTCTGTGAGTTACAGCACTCTTCACCCTCTATATTTCTGTTTTTCATCGACCTGATGGTTTCATTCCATGATTCTGGATCTTCATAACTATtctttctctttcttgattcaaTCCTAGCAAATTTTGATGCTATTGCAGAATTGTCATACTCATTTCCCTTGCTAAATTCATTTCTCAGTTCTGTTCTAAAATTCTTGATTCTATTCTCGCTCCTCCCAAACTCATAACCATACTCCTCAATCCCTCTTCCAACCGAGGAATCAGAGTCAGCCTTAGCACATTCATCCAAGAAATACCCAGAATCCGAATCCGCCATTTTAGCGATTTCAACGTTCAAAGAAGTATCCTCCAACTTCATATCCCCAATATTCTTCACTTGAGGAGTTTCCTCACCAATGCAAACGCCATTTGTGCTTTCCCTTTTACCGAATCTCATGTCAATGGAAGAAGACTTTGTCTCAAGAACAACAGAATTGTTATCAGAAGATTCCACAACCGAATTGACACCACCCTTGTTCCCAGAATCCTTGGACAACAACATTAAACACATAGCTACTTCCTCTTGATCTTTTCCATCAATCTCAGAAACAGATGAAGAACCATTGTTAGCTAATGAAAATGAAGGAGACTTAACATCAACTTTCTTGCACTTCTTATTCTTCGATGATCTAGTTCTCAGCCTAAAATCATCGCCTTCTTCGGTATCCGAATAACTATCAAACGCTAACTTCTGACTCTCACTAGTCCAAGAATGATCATCCTTCAAACCTCTATCCTTCTCAGAGTGGCAAGCCATGTGACCGCACAATGCTTTCATCGATTGAAACCCTTTACCACATTGCTTGCAAACTCTCTCTTGTGCCAGAGGAAAAGTGGAATCCACAGCCCTCCAAGTTTTCCTAGGATTTTCTCTTAACCCGTAACTAGACTGCCCATTTCCAAATTCACCAGCCTTTGATTCTGACATGATATGCTGCTGCACCGCAATGTTGGCCTCAaatttttcatcaaaatgaGACGCATTCGCTATCACATGAGACCTCATATGACCACCCAGTGACTTCCCACATGGGTACCTCTTGTTGCACGACTTACAAACAAACCTCAAATCCTGATCCTCCTCCATCATATAAATGGATTCGCacacaaaaacaagaaaacccaacaccaaaatcaaatcaaaaaacaGATACCTGAACTAAAACACTAAACCAAGTAACGAACCTGCATTTTCTTGATCTACCACAGCCCTAACACTTGAACAAACAGAGGAACCGAAAAAAGAACACACCCCAGATCCGAAAAACAGCAAGAAAAGCACAAAAGCGAAGTCGGAAAGGCTCAAATCTGAACTACGAAGTGGGGGGGTGCACAGATCACAAGGAGTATACTGAAGAATCAAACTTTTTCAGATGTGACAGTTTTTAAGGAAGTAAAATCACGACCCAACACGCAAAGAAAACAATCTTGAACACCACATCTGCGTAATCTCCCCCACACAATacagaaaataaaaaagaaaagaaggaaagaaagaaagTCGTGCGTATTAATGCTCCAAGATTTCCAAGATTTTAATGTGGAAAAAATCAAACTTTTGAACAGATGGGTCGCTAATGATGGCCTTGAACTAGCCTTAACCTATCAAGATAAAGAACCAAAACAGAAAACAAGGACTCTTTCTTCCCCATTTTTCTCTCCCgcatatacatacacacacacccTCTCTCTATATCCACCTATTTCTTGTTTGTGGGTGTCATAGTAGGAGGAGAATTCCATGCATGGAGGCAAAATGTGTGTGAGAAATATAGATTGGAATTAAAAGAGGGGCGGCACGTGTTCTTCTTGGAGGAGAGCTCGTTGATGCAATATCGGACGGCCAAGATCTTCTGGATTCATGGCTCCGCAAACGccaaatccaaaaatccattgatttttttgtttttccccATAATATTAGCAAAATTATGTAACTTCCAATGTTTTATGAACTAATTAATGGCTTGCTTTGTATTTTGTTCAAACGTCCACACCAAACCAAAGGGACCTAATTCTCAGCTGTTATGTGTTGTCTTATTCCAATTCCACCCCAGTGCCGATTGTTTAGTTGACATCGCTAGACTCGACGCTATGAGTTAGTTTGAGGGTTTATTCAATATGCATTGAAAATAGCGGCCTCGAGTTCTTTTGtcacaagaaaaaaaattcttttataaGTAAcgcgaaccgaaccgaaccaaaccaaaccaaaccaaaccaaaccaaatCCTCTCGTTTTAGTCGATCATGATTTGAATCGATTTTTAAGATTAATCAAAACCGAAGTTGGGTTTTATTCAAGGTTTGCATTAAAAGCTATTAACTAAATGTAATCAAACTGGCTAttgatataattatataatgGAATCTAGAAAAGGTGAAatgatttatatattatattattacgGAATGTAAAACTATAATATGTtggaaatttatattttttatgtttaatttataatattgtaATTGTGTT
Coding sequences within:
- the LOC140872108 gene encoding uncharacterized protein; the protein is MMEEDQDLRFVCKSCNKRYPCGKSLGGHMRSHVIANASHFDEKFEANIAVQQHIMSESKAGEFGNGQSSYGLRENPRKTWRAVDSTFPLAQERVCKQCGKGFQSMKALCGHMACHSEKDRGLKDDHSWTSESQKLAFDSYSDTEEGDDFRLRTRSSKNKKCKKVDVKSPSFSLANNGSSSVSEIDGKDQEEVAMCLMLLSKDSGNKGGVNSVVESSDNNSVVLETKSSSIDMRFGKRESTNGVCIGEETPQVKNIGDMKLEDTSLNVEIAKMADSDSGYFLDECAKADSDSSVGRGIEEYGYEFGRSENRIKNFRTELRNEFSKGNEYDNSAIASKFARIESRKRKNSYEDPESWNETIRSMKNRNIEGEECCNSQKRSKYECFNCKKTFKSYQALGGHRPCHKRSNAYYESRYESGENIPDDFTDFQTTGSKKPSAKSSSQLKINPKKNKGHVCPFCDRVFKNGQALGGHKRSHFMISNDETQNQSRRKKTELHNLLDLNLPAPEEDDDEGRGRFF